The following are from one region of the Sandaracinus amylolyticus genome:
- a CDS encoding response regulator — MSDGRPSLEERLAKLRARMEDGLPARAAELRAAADRLASGDSRACEDIRRAAHRLRGTAGSHGHDALSTEAGEVELLAAREDDAARIVARTLALVASIRRIANESRPAQPAAPPIAAPTTRPLAGRKVLALDDDAPTRRLLELTLVTMGGAEARVIEDPDAALVLLDHQAFDVIIVDAMMPALTGLELVAAARHRVHGADGVFAFLSAATPDELGWTVPLGARWLRKPFRPRELLEALVTIVGGAGPTTR, encoded by the coding sequence GTGAGCGATGGCCGACCTTCACTGGAGGAGAGGCTCGCGAAGCTGCGCGCGCGCATGGAGGACGGCCTCCCGGCGCGGGCCGCGGAGCTGCGCGCGGCCGCGGATCGGCTCGCCTCGGGGGACTCGCGCGCCTGCGAGGACATCCGGCGTGCGGCGCATCGACTGCGCGGGACCGCGGGCTCGCACGGGCACGACGCGCTGAGCACCGAGGCGGGCGAGGTCGAGCTGCTCGCCGCGCGCGAGGACGACGCGGCGCGCATCGTCGCGAGGACGCTCGCGCTCGTCGCGTCCATCCGGCGCATCGCGAACGAGTCACGCCCCGCGCAGCCGGCCGCCCCGCCGATCGCCGCACCGACCACGCGGCCGCTCGCCGGCCGCAAGGTGCTCGCGCTCGACGACGACGCGCCGACCCGCCGCCTCCTCGAGCTCACGCTGGTCACGATGGGCGGCGCCGAGGCGCGCGTCATCGAGGACCCCGACGCGGCGCTCGTGCTGCTCGATCACCAGGCGTTCGACGTGATCATCGTCGATGCGATGATGCCCGCGCTCACCGGCCTCGAGCTCGTCGCGGCGGCACGCCATCGGGTCCACGGCGCGGACGGAGTGTTCGCGTTCCTCTCCGCCGCGACCCCCGACGAGCTCGGATGGACGGTCCCGCTCGGCGCGCGCTGGCTCCGCAAGCCGTTCCGCCCGCGCGAGCTGCTCGAGGCGCTGGTCACGATCGTCGGCGGCGCCGGACCGACGACCCGATGA
- a CDS encoding matrixin family metalloprotease: MRTLVALLAVLAIGASSGGRARAYERATVTGDPTTPLAWPRRELGVRIASDTSRDLAAVDVSDAIRRSLTTWTRAGGCTDVALLDLGAPADLRTNLLGGSPDGENRVVFREDGWPPDLGPETLAITTLVYRRSTGEILDADIDLNALDHAWSVSATPPLEATDLENTITHELGHLLGFAHVSDPDATMFASSDVGDVVKRDLAADDVTGVCEVYPAARRTPGGVGPRPPLTSGCAISSGRGAGVIPALLAALALIGSSVRRRRRS, encoded by the coding sequence ATGCGCACGCTCGTCGCGCTGCTCGCCGTGCTCGCGATCGGCGCGTCGAGCGGGGGCCGGGCGCGCGCCTACGAGCGCGCGACGGTCACCGGGGATCCGACGACGCCGCTCGCGTGGCCGCGTCGTGAGCTCGGCGTCCGGATCGCCAGCGACACGTCGCGCGACCTCGCGGCGGTCGACGTGAGCGACGCGATCCGTCGCTCGCTCACGACCTGGACCCGCGCGGGTGGGTGCACCGACGTCGCGCTGCTCGACCTCGGCGCGCCGGCGGACCTCCGCACGAACCTCCTCGGCGGCTCGCCCGACGGAGAGAACCGCGTCGTGTTCCGCGAGGACGGCTGGCCGCCCGACCTCGGCCCCGAGACCCTCGCGATCACCACGCTCGTCTACCGCCGCAGCACCGGCGAGATCCTCGACGCGGACATCGACCTGAACGCGCTCGATCACGCGTGGTCGGTCTCGGCGACCCCGCCGCTCGAGGCGACCGACCTCGAGAACACGATCACCCACGAGCTCGGGCACCTCCTCGGCTTCGCGCACGTGAGCGATCCCGACGCGACGATGTTCGCGTCGAGCGACGTCGGGGACGTCGTGAAGCGAGACCTCGCGGCCGACGACGTGACCGGGGTGTGCGAGGTCTATCCGGCGGCCCGACGCACGCCGGGCGGAGTGGGCCCGCGCCCGCCGCTCACCAGCGGCTGCGCGATCTCGAGCGGCCGGGGAGCGGGCGTGATCCCAGCCCTGCTCGCGGCGCTGGCGCTCATCGGGTCGTCGGTCCGGCGCCGCCGACGATCGTGA
- a CDS encoding carboxypeptidase regulatory-like domain-containing protein, with the protein MVRKTRKMPALISTIALIAGCGSSTRAEVSGVVVDARTGRAIPGARVVGADGSATRTDDEGRFTLSVSHGDARSIRASAAGREDAQTRIDVGVDESASIVIRLVPAIDETPRAEHVVAQYHEERGTDPDAVLRWIEDVDLERWLVRGVREPESVREPESVREPESVREPESVREPEGTETSTLPCGTCTVWGAREQWALGAMRLEGEHEDAQCASCHDASAFAAAHGETTSAGDGCAACHEGTELRAFEQVDHVAGAPVSGLGTGAVCVECHRAPGHAPQADVVLGRGARTIAGVDVGEAPHGAIADACVACHAAPWREADPAELTLGHTFEVREASGGIARDACSSCHGEVAPESIARGDWDGDGASGAVAEEHDRAVARVRRRLESRVQQARVRARCGTRSSTAVAFTEHRGALVLVDVRGVMLGDCDEDGGFGEDERAVSIDALPRDVRDSMWDLMLLERDGSRGVHNPTFSFALLGAIESRL; encoded by the coding sequence GTGGTCCGAAAGACCCGCAAGATGCCCGCCCTGATCAGCACGATCGCGCTGATCGCGGGCTGCGGATCGTCGACCCGCGCAGAGGTGAGCGGCGTCGTCGTCGACGCGCGCACAGGACGCGCGATCCCAGGCGCGCGCGTCGTCGGAGCCGACGGCTCGGCGACGCGCACCGACGACGAGGGCCGTTTCACGCTCTCGGTCTCCCACGGTGACGCGCGCTCCATCCGAGCGAGCGCCGCAGGGCGCGAGGACGCGCAGACGCGCATCGACGTCGGGGTCGACGAGAGCGCGTCGATCGTGATTCGCCTCGTGCCCGCGATCGACGAGACGCCGCGCGCCGAGCACGTGGTCGCGCAGTACCACGAGGAGCGCGGGACCGATCCCGACGCGGTGCTGCGGTGGATCGAGGACGTCGATCTCGAGCGCTGGCTGGTGCGCGGTGTTCGCGAGCCGGAGAGTGTTCGCGAGCCGGAGAGTGTTCGCGAGCCGGAGAGTGTTCGCGAGCCGGAGAGTGTCCGCGAGCCCGAGGGCACCGAGACGTCGACGCTCCCGTGCGGCACCTGCACCGTCTGGGGCGCGCGCGAGCAGTGGGCGCTCGGCGCGATGCGCCTGGAGGGCGAGCACGAGGACGCGCAGTGTGCGAGCTGTCACGACGCGTCGGCGTTCGCGGCGGCGCATGGAGAGACGACGAGCGCAGGCGACGGATGCGCCGCCTGTCACGAGGGCACCGAGCTGCGAGCGTTCGAGCAGGTCGATCACGTCGCGGGCGCGCCGGTGAGCGGGCTCGGCACCGGCGCGGTGTGCGTGGAGTGTCATCGCGCGCCCGGTCACGCGCCGCAGGCCGACGTGGTGTTGGGACGCGGCGCGCGCACCATCGCGGGCGTCGACGTCGGCGAGGCGCCGCACGGTGCGATCGCGGACGCGTGCGTCGCCTGTCACGCCGCGCCGTGGCGCGAGGCCGACCCGGCGGAGCTCACGCTCGGCCACACGTTCGAGGTGCGCGAGGCGTCGGGAGGCATCGCGCGCGATGCCTGCTCGTCGTGCCACGGCGAGGTCGCGCCGGAGTCGATCGCGCGCGGCGATTGGGACGGAGACGGCGCGAGCGGAGCGGTGGCCGAGGAGCACGATCGCGCGGTGGCGCGGGTGCGGCGGCGGCTCGAGTCGCGGGTGCAGCAGGCGCGGGTGCGCGCGCGATGCGGGACGCGGAGCAGCACCGCGGTGGCGTTCACCGAGCACCGCGGCGCGCTGGTGCTGGTCGACGTGCGCGGCGTGATGCTGGGCGACTGCGACGAGGACGGCGGGTTCGGCGAGGACGAGCGCGCGGTGTCGATCGACGCGCTCCCGCGCGACGTGCGCGACTCGATGTGGGACCTGATGCTGCTCGAGCGCGACGGCTCGCGCGGGGTGCACAACCCGACGTTCAGCTTCGCCCTGCTCGGCGCGATCGAGTCGCGGCTCTGA
- a CDS encoding peptidoglycan DD-metalloendopeptidase family protein has product MIRRWALVIALWLAVPVTTEAQARPRTYVVREGDTLARIARRHHSSVEAIREANRLRGDAVRAGQELIVPREGEDPRALRSSRGARPARETPAQREARGRARRIGLGTVRAGQSLLVRAPQRRWITAAGEGPRLSGTLRLPVDRGRLIRGWGSGDGGYHLAIDIRGRVGATIRAAERGIVAYAGDGLGGYGNFVILVHPNGWVTAYAHNRENLVVAGQVVRRGEAIARLGNTGTSQAPHLHFVLVDGGAHCDAVPLFDPPIARSVTPAAWRDERPESVQCLRRSERPHPSHAEEDEAPVPDDESAAEDEGATEDEAPADEP; this is encoded by the coding sequence GTGATTCGGCGATGGGCGCTGGTGATCGCGCTGTGGCTCGCGGTGCCGGTGACGACGGAGGCCCAGGCGCGGCCTCGGACCTACGTGGTCCGCGAGGGCGACACGCTCGCGCGGATCGCGCGGCGGCACCACAGCTCGGTCGAGGCGATCCGCGAGGCGAACCGGCTGCGCGGGGACGCGGTGCGCGCCGGGCAGGAGCTGATCGTGCCGCGCGAGGGCGAGGACCCGCGGGCGCTGCGGTCGAGCCGGGGCGCGCGACCGGCGCGTGAGACGCCGGCGCAGCGCGAGGCACGGGGGAGGGCGCGACGGATCGGGCTCGGTACGGTGCGCGCCGGACAGTCGCTGCTGGTGCGGGCGCCGCAGCGCCGATGGATCACGGCGGCGGGCGAGGGACCGCGGCTCTCCGGGACGCTGCGGCTGCCGGTCGATCGCGGTCGGTTGATCCGGGGATGGGGCAGCGGGGACGGTGGGTATCACCTCGCGATCGACATCCGCGGTCGGGTCGGTGCGACCATCCGCGCGGCGGAGCGGGGAATCGTCGCGTACGCGGGCGACGGGCTCGGCGGGTACGGCAACTTCGTGATCCTGGTGCACCCGAACGGATGGGTGACGGCCTACGCGCACAACCGCGAGAACCTGGTGGTGGCGGGACAGGTGGTGCGGCGCGGCGAGGCGATCGCGCGGCTCGGGAACACCGGCACGAGCCAGGCGCCGCACCTCCACTTCGTGCTCGTCGACGGCGGCGCGCACTGCGACGCGGTCCCGCTGTTCGACCCGCCGATCGCACGCAGCGTGACGCCCGCGGCATGGCGCGACGAGCGACCAGAGTCGGTGCAGTGCCTGCGGCGAAGCGAACGACCGCACCCGAGCCACGCCGAGGAAGACGAGGCGCCGGTGCCCGACGACGAGAGCGCGGCCGAGGACGAAGGCGCGACCGAAGACGAAGCGCCCGCCGATGAGCCCTGA
- a CDS encoding class I SAM-dependent methyltransferase: MSAVLRFDRSRAPASDDTDRDRFHDLAFARIVRELGAKPGDEIFDAGCGDCTNALRFTKHGLRVKGVDASLLAIDRARARIARARAERRISVAHGDLRALRVRDGAFRFASCWSVLMHVPEVERALDELARVITKRGRLAIMETTCESLQARTWDRARRLLGRRAPRLERTARGLEEWREEGLLVRGFDPVWLADQLDRRGMALVSRFAGQLTDVEPATPLARAVKKLGDLYFTANAPPRFAHGNVFVFEKR; this comes from the coding sequence GTGAGCGCCGTCCTCCGCTTCGATCGGTCACGCGCGCCTGCGAGCGACGACACCGATCGCGATCGCTTCCACGACCTCGCGTTCGCGCGCATCGTCCGCGAGCTCGGCGCGAAGCCGGGCGACGAGATCTTCGACGCGGGCTGCGGCGACTGCACGAACGCGCTGCGCTTCACGAAGCACGGTCTGCGCGTGAAGGGCGTGGACGCATCGCTGCTCGCGATCGATCGCGCCCGTGCGCGGATCGCACGAGCGCGCGCCGAGCGACGCATCTCGGTCGCGCACGGAGACCTCCGCGCGCTGCGTGTGCGCGACGGCGCGTTCCGCTTCGCGTCGTGCTGGTCCGTGTTGATGCACGTGCCCGAGGTCGAGCGTGCGCTCGACGAGCTCGCGCGCGTGATCACGAAGCGCGGGCGGCTCGCGATCATGGAGACCACGTGCGAGTCGCTCCAGGCGCGCACCTGGGATCGCGCGCGGCGTTTGCTCGGTCGTCGCGCGCCTCGCCTCGAGCGCACGGCGCGCGGGCTCGAGGAGTGGCGCGAGGAAGGCCTGCTCGTGCGCGGCTTCGACCCGGTGTGGCTCGCCGATCAGCTCGACCGCCGCGGCATGGCGTTGGTGTCGCGCTTCGCGGGGCAGCTCACCGACGTCGAGCCCGCGACGCCGCTCGCGCGCGCGGTGAAGAAGCTCGGCGATCTCTACTTCACTGCGAACGCGCCGCCGCGCTTCGCGCACGGCAACGTGTTCGTCTTCGAGAAGCGTTAG
- a CDS encoding XRE family transcriptional regulator codes for MARGPVDVMSLSAVLAENVRQLRAARGLTQAQLAKSAGVPRATWANLESGEANPTLHVISAVSRALGVSLEELLSAPRAACVLHPRETLPTKKRGTVTVRNLLPDPLPGSNIDRIELPPGARMTGIPHTPGTREYLTVERGSIVLAAAGERFTLREGDVLAFRGDQRHSYANPSTHETAIGYSVVILVDAGR; via the coding sequence ATGGCTCGAGGTCCCGTGGACGTCATGTCGCTCTCGGCGGTGCTCGCCGAGAACGTGCGGCAGCTGCGCGCAGCGCGCGGGCTGACTCAAGCGCAGCTCGCGAAGAGCGCGGGCGTGCCGCGCGCGACGTGGGCGAACCTCGAGTCCGGCGAGGCGAACCCGACGCTGCACGTGATCAGCGCGGTGTCGCGCGCGCTCGGCGTTTCGCTCGAGGAGCTGCTGAGCGCGCCGCGCGCGGCGTGTGTGCTCCACCCGCGCGAGACCCTGCCGACGAAGAAGCGCGGGACGGTCACGGTGCGCAACCTGCTGCCCGATCCGCTGCCCGGCTCGAACATCGATCGCATCGAGCTGCCGCCCGGCGCGCGCATGACCGGCATCCCGCACACGCCCGGCACGCGCGAGTACCTCACCGTCGAGCGCGGATCGATCGTCCTCGCCGCTGCGGGCGAGCGCTTCACGCTGCGCGAGGGCGACGTCCTCGCGTTCCGCGGCGATCAGCGCCACTCGTACGCGAACCCGTCCACGCACGAGACGGCGATCGGTTATTCCGTCGTGATCCTGGTCGACGCCGGGCGTTGA
- a CDS encoding NUDIX hydrolase yields the protein MSELVNAPVRMVYRAAHLALRAYWLVRRPETHGALVALWFRGKILLIRSSYRATYSLPGGYVKNGEDAQRAARRELDEELGLALADDALRHAWAGSFPFEHRTDSLDIFEADLEEPFHVEPNGRELIWAGWKTPEEALAMEIVPHLRDYLDRRTKR from the coding sequence GTGAGCGAGCTCGTCAACGCGCCCGTCCGCATGGTCTACCGCGCCGCACATCTCGCGCTGCGCGCGTATTGGCTCGTCCGTCGGCCCGAGACCCACGGCGCGCTCGTCGCGTTGTGGTTCCGCGGGAAGATCCTGCTCATCCGCTCGAGCTATCGCGCGACGTACTCGCTGCCCGGCGGCTACGTGAAGAACGGCGAGGACGCGCAGCGCGCCGCGCGCCGCGAGCTCGACGAGGAGCTGGGCCTCGCGCTGGCCGACGACGCGTTGAGGCACGCGTGGGCGGGCAGCTTCCCGTTCGAGCACCGCACCGACTCGCTCGACATCTTCGAGGCGGACCTCGAAGAGCCCTTCCACGTGGAGCCCAACGGCCGCGAGCTGATCTGGGCCGGATGGAAGACGCCCGAGGAAGCGCTCGCGATGGAGATCGTGCCGCACCTCCGGGACTATCTGGACCGCCGCACCAAGCGCTGA
- a CDS encoding MerR family transcriptional regulator gives MSSSEATAAEPEYTIDELARESRVPSRTIRFYQSKGVLMAPVLRGRVAYYGPKHLERLELIAQLQDRGLKIDTIRELAARLDKGEIDVADWLGLDAQLRAPWAEDRPRTVTEAQLIELAGVKRPGLVADLVRTGGVERHGDTFLVRSPALLQVAMKLEAAGVDLEVATKAGDILRRHLAKAAKELTDHFLSQAARIIEGEYEGDLGRAVEALRPLGLDAVRVVFAQEMEKALAALRDSGRAARLPTRKKKKR, from the coding sequence ATGTCCTCTTCCGAGGCGACGGCGGCCGAGCCCGAGTACACGATCGACGAGCTCGCGCGCGAGTCGCGCGTCCCGAGCCGCACGATCCGCTTCTACCAGAGCAAGGGCGTGCTCATGGCGCCGGTGCTGCGCGGGCGCGTCGCGTACTACGGGCCGAAGCACCTCGAACGTCTCGAGCTGATCGCGCAGCTGCAGGATCGCGGGCTGAAGATCGACACGATCCGCGAGCTCGCGGCGCGGCTCGACAAGGGCGAGATCGACGTCGCGGACTGGCTCGGCCTCGACGCGCAGCTGCGCGCGCCCTGGGCCGAGGATCGGCCGCGCACCGTGACCGAGGCGCAGCTGATCGAGCTCGCGGGCGTGAAGCGCCCGGGCCTGGTCGCGGACCTCGTGCGCACCGGCGGCGTGGAGCGACACGGCGACACGTTCCTGGTGCGCAGCCCCGCGCTCCTGCAGGTCGCGATGAAGCTCGAGGCGGCGGGCGTCGATCTCGAGGTCGCGACGAAGGCGGGCGACATCCTGCGTCGCCACCTCGCGAAGGCCGCGAAGGAGCTGACCGATCATTTCCTGTCGCAGGCCGCGCGCATCATCGAGGGCGAGTACGAGGGCGACCTCGGCCGCGCAGTCGAAGCGCTGCGCCCGCTCGGCCTCGACGCAGTTCGCGTGGTGTTCGCGCAGGAGATGGAGAAAGCGCTCGCCGCCCTGCGCGACTCGGGCCGCGCCGCGAGACTGCCGACACGGAAGAAGAAGAAGCGGTGA
- a CDS encoding fatty acid desaturase family protein — translation MELAHLETDPRSLPDAERLRRFGDELDAIKARVEAEIGEEDLAYVRRMNRFSRTMEVLGRVLIHVSPEPITWSAGVIALWIHKQLQATEIGHTVLHGAYDRIEGNGKFDSKKWWWLVPIDEESWRYGHNVRHHGATNVAGKDADIHFGPVRLTEQTPHRAEHRFQLLFALAVLFPNFGFLMNLHFTGLNDLHWDNGLPGGEKQLDFIPDRSPESRRLAWKRALRKYVPYYAYEYVLFPLLAGPFFWKVLLGNWLSDTMRDVYSAATIFCGHVGERTKSYDPGTKSKSRGEWYAMQIEASNDFEVPWVVSVLCGGLDRQIEHHLFPKLAPQRLRAIAPEVRALCAKYGVEYRTGSWPQVLKDALRWIDTLSRDHGAIGGARAALAAMA, via the coding sequence ATGGAGCTCGCACACCTCGAGACGGACCCGCGTTCACTTCCCGATGCCGAGCGGCTGCGTCGCTTCGGCGACGAGCTCGACGCGATCAAAGCCCGCGTCGAAGCGGAGATCGGCGAGGAGGACCTCGCCTACGTGCGCCGCATGAATCGCTTCTCGCGCACGATGGAGGTCCTCGGCCGCGTGCTCATCCACGTGAGCCCCGAGCCGATCACGTGGAGCGCCGGCGTCATCGCGCTGTGGATCCACAAGCAGCTGCAGGCGACCGAGATCGGCCACACCGTGCTGCACGGCGCCTACGATCGCATCGAGGGCAACGGCAAGTTCGACAGCAAGAAGTGGTGGTGGCTCGTGCCGATCGACGAGGAGTCGTGGCGCTACGGGCACAACGTCCGGCACCACGGCGCGACCAACGTCGCGGGCAAGGACGCCGACATCCACTTCGGCCCGGTGCGCCTCACCGAGCAGACGCCGCACCGCGCGGAGCATCGCTTCCAGCTGCTCTTCGCGCTCGCGGTGCTCTTCCCGAACTTCGGGTTCCTCATGAACCTGCACTTCACCGGGCTCAACGATCTGCACTGGGACAACGGGCTGCCCGGCGGCGAGAAGCAGCTCGACTTCATCCCCGATCGATCGCCCGAGAGCCGTCGCCTCGCGTGGAAGCGCGCGCTGCGGAAGTACGTGCCCTACTACGCGTACGAGTACGTGCTCTTTCCGCTGCTCGCCGGGCCCTTCTTCTGGAAGGTGCTGCTCGGCAACTGGCTCAGCGACACGATGCGCGACGTGTACTCGGCCGCGACGATCTTCTGTGGTCACGTCGGCGAGCGCACGAAGAGCTACGACCCCGGCACGAAGAGCAAGAGCCGCGGCGAGTGGTACGCGATGCAGATCGAGGCGAGCAACGACTTCGAGGTGCCCTGGGTCGTGTCGGTGCTGTGCGGCGGGCTCGATCGTCAGATCGAGCACCATCTCTTCCCGAAGCTCGCGCCGCAGCGCCTGCGCGCCATCGCGCCCGAGGTCCGCGCGCTCTGCGCGAAGTACGGCGTCGAGTACCGCACCGGATCGTGGCCGCAGGTGTTGAAGGACGCGCTGCGGTGGATCGACACGCTCTCGCGGGATCACGGCGCGATCGGTGGCGCGCGGGCCGCGCTGGCGGCGATGGCATGA
- a CDS encoding RNA polymerase sigma factor, with product MDPVIDSLVRTHRRALVAIARREGLGPEEALECVQDALCTFLSLPHPPHDHALAAICVMVRNAARNVRRRHHRLRIHDPIADELAAPCADAESLVSRAEDVARLRSCVAALRGPQREVVLLRLLEERSGEDVASELGLARGHVDVLVHRAKRSLRECMSR from the coding sequence ATGGACCCGGTGATCGACAGCCTCGTGCGCACCCATCGACGCGCGCTCGTCGCGATCGCGCGGCGCGAAGGGCTCGGCCCCGAAGAGGCGCTCGAATGCGTGCAGGACGCGCTCTGCACGTTCTTGTCGCTGCCGCATCCGCCGCACGATCACGCGCTCGCCGCGATCTGCGTGATGGTGCGCAACGCCGCGCGGAACGTGCGGCGCCGCCACCATCGACTGCGCATCCACGATCCGATCGCCGACGAGCTCGCGGCACCGTGCGCCGACGCGGAGTCGCTCGTCTCGCGCGCCGAGGACGTCGCGCGATTGCGCAGCTGCGTCGCGGCGCTGCGCGGACCGCAGCGCGAGGTGGTGCTGCTGCGCTTGCTCGAAGAGCGATCGGGCGAAGACGTCGCGAGCGAGCTCGGCCTCGCGCGCGGCCACGTCGACGTGCTGGTGCATCGCGCGAAGCGCTCGCTGCGCGAGTGCATGAGTCGTTGA
- a CDS encoding thioredoxin family protein: MTRHLISVDDLGFDVDVLASDLPVLVEATSRWCGPCRAQHVILERLAAQLAGRVRVVLLDIEQAPVTTVRLGIRGTPTLMLFAGGREIARQSGLTPETIVRRMIEPALAA; this comes from the coding sequence ATGACCAGACATCTGATCTCGGTGGACGATCTCGGCTTCGACGTCGACGTGCTCGCGAGCGACCTCCCGGTGCTCGTCGAAGCGACCTCGCGCTGGTGCGGTCCCTGCCGCGCGCAGCACGTGATCCTGGAGCGCCTCGCGGCGCAGCTCGCGGGGCGTGTGCGCGTGGTGCTGCTCGACATCGAGCAGGCGCCGGTGACCACGGTGCGCCTCGGCATCCGCGGCACGCCGACGCTGATGCTCTTCGCAGGCGGTCGCGAGATCGCGCGTCAGAGCGGGCTGACGCCCGAGACCATCGTGCGACGTATGATCGAGCCCGCGCTCGCGGCGTGA
- a CDS encoding YfhL family 4Fe-4S dicluster ferredoxin, whose translation MATHITSDCINCGACEPECPNQAISEGTDIYVIDPDLCTECVGFYDHEACQAVCPVECCLPDPNRPESEDALIDRAVRLHPEDEQLKSRASANDYPSRFRK comes from the coding sequence ATGGCAACCCACATCACGAGCGACTGCATCAACTGCGGGGCCTGCGAGCCCGAGTGCCCGAACCAAGCGATCAGCGAGGGCACGGACATCTACGTGATCGACCCGGACCTCTGCACGGAGTGCGTGGGCTTCTACGATCACGAGGCGTGTCAGGCGGTCTGCCCGGTCGAGTGTTGTCTTCCCGATCCGAATCGTCCCGAGAGCGAGGACGCGCTGATCGATCGCGCGGTGCGGCTGCACCCCGAGGACGAGCAGCTCAAGTCGCGCGCGAGCGCGAACGACTACCCCTCGCGCTTCCGCAAGTAG
- the rimO gene encoding 30S ribosomal protein S12 methylthiotransferase RimO: MAADRTIHFVSLGCPKNRVDTEVMLGVSGLEGYRHVDDATDADVIVVNTCGFIGPAKEESIDTILGMSQLKESGSCKTLVVAGCLSQRYPEQLASEMPEVDHFLGSSDMLKLGDVLKAPNRAPRMLVGNPADHTIRATDPRLPSLGAHSVYVKIAEGCNRSCSFCAIPTFRGKQRSRPIDDVVRECEMLIDRGATELNLISQDTISYGRDLKDGTELAALVQRVADLPGAKWVRLFYLYPETLKPHLVDLIASHPKVLPYVDMPLQHASDRMLKIMRRGHGLDRQRKVVETLRKNVPNLVMRTAFIVGHPGETDADFAELCDFVSWAEFDRVGVFRYSPEEDTRSHAMEDDVPAKVSNARARKLVALQRPISRRKVKAMIGQEVEVLVEGGSEESEFLLRGRWWGQAPEIDGEVHLANGTAKVGELRKALVTAAADHDLVADLADEHGELPEPPDGPRRAPRKPRIQLRTIA, translated from the coding sequence ATGGCGGCCGATCGCACCATCCACTTCGTCTCGCTGGGATGCCCGAAGAACCGCGTCGACACCGAGGTCATGCTCGGCGTCAGCGGCCTCGAGGGGTATCGCCACGTCGACGACGCGACCGACGCCGACGTCATCGTCGTCAACACCTGCGGCTTCATCGGGCCCGCCAAGGAAGAGTCGATCGACACGATCCTCGGCATGTCGCAGCTGAAGGAGAGCGGCTCGTGCAAGACGCTGGTCGTCGCCGGCTGTCTCTCGCAGCGCTATCCCGAGCAGCTCGCCAGCGAGATGCCCGAGGTCGATCACTTCCTCGGCAGCTCCGACATGCTGAAGCTCGGCGACGTGCTGAAGGCGCCCAACCGCGCGCCGCGCATGCTCGTCGGGAACCCCGCCGATCACACGATCCGTGCGACCGATCCGCGCCTGCCCTCGCTCGGCGCGCACTCGGTCTACGTGAAGATCGCCGAGGGCTGCAACCGCAGCTGCTCGTTCTGCGCGATCCCCACGTTCCGCGGCAAGCAGCGCAGCCGGCCGATCGACGACGTCGTGCGCGAGTGCGAGATGCTGATCGATCGCGGCGCGACCGAGCTCAACCTCATCTCGCAGGACACGATCAGCTACGGGCGTGACCTCAAGGACGGCACCGAGCTCGCCGCGCTCGTGCAGCGCGTCGCGGACCTGCCGGGCGCGAAGTGGGTGCGGCTCTTCTACCTGTACCCCGAGACGCTCAAGCCGCACCTCGTCGACCTGATCGCGAGCCACCCCAAGGTGCTGCCCTACGTCGACATGCCGCTGCAGCACGCGTCGGATCGCATGCTGAAGATCATGCGCCGCGGGCACGGGCTCGATCGCCAGCGCAAGGTCGTCGAGACGCTGCGCAAGAACGTGCCGAACCTCGTGATGCGCACCGCGTTCATCGTCGGTCATCCCGGCGAGACCGACGCGGACTTCGCGGAGCTCTGCGACTTCGTGTCGTGGGCCGAATTCGATCGCGTCGGCGTGTTCCGCTACTCGCCCGAGGAGGACACGCGCAGCCACGCGATGGAGGACGACGTGCCCGCGAAGGTGAGCAACGCGCGCGCGCGCAAGCTCGTCGCGCTGCAGCGCCCGATCTCGCGCCGCAAGGTGAAGGCGATGATCGGCCAGGAGGTCGAGGTCCTGGTCGAGGGCGGCAGCGAGGAGAGCGAGTTCCTGCTGCGCGGCCGCTGGTGGGGCCAGGCCCCCGAGATCGACGGCGAGGTGCACCTCGCGAACGGCACCGCGAAGGTGGGCGAGCTGCGCAAGGCGCTCGTCACCGCGGCCGCCGATCACGATCTCGTCGCGGATCTCGCGGACGAGCACGGGGAGCTGCCCGAGCCCCCGGACGGGCCGCGCCGCGCGCCGCGCAAGCCGCGCATCCAGCTGCGCACGATCGCTTGA